A genomic window from Acidimicrobiales bacterium includes:
- a CDS encoding DUF523 domain-containing protein: protein MPEGSSPRPAIVVSACLLGFRCNHVGAASPSAAVAALAAAHDLVPVCPEVAGGLPVPRVAAELQPDGTVRTCDGDDVTAAYRRGAAVAVSAARAAGASSAVLKARSPSCGTDEVYDGSFTRTRVPGAGVTARALRDAGVPVRSEDDVAAGARMGDRGA, encoded by the coding sequence GTGCCCGAGGGTAGTTCGCCCCGGCCCGCGATCGTGGTATCCGCCTGCCTCCTCGGCTTCCGGTGCAACCACGTCGGAGCGGCCAGCCCGTCGGCCGCCGTGGCCGCGCTCGCCGCCGCGCACGACCTGGTGCCGGTGTGCCCCGAGGTGGCCGGCGGCCTGCCCGTGCCCCGCGTCGCAGCGGAGCTCCAGCCCGACGGCACGGTCCGCACCTGCGACGGTGACGACGTGACGGCGGCGTATCGGCGGGGGGCGGCCGTGGCCGTGTCGGCGGCTCGGGCCGCGGGTGCGTCGAGCGCCGTGCTGAAGGCGCGGTCGCCGTCGTGCGGCACCGACGAGGTCTACGACGGCTCCTTCACCCGCACCCGCGTGCCCGGTGCGGGCGTCACTGCCCGGGCCCTGCGGGACGCGGGGGTGCCCGTGCGCTCCGAGGACGACGTCGCCGCAGGTGCGAGGATGGGGGACCGGGGCGCTTAG